Within the Phoenix dactylifera cultivar Barhee BC4 unplaced genomic scaffold, palm_55x_up_171113_PBpolish2nd_filt_p 000146F, whole genome shotgun sequence genome, the region TTAGATCTTTTTATTTAGTCTCTTCCAATTGTAAACATATTTTTGATAGCAGGAGTGCTTCAAAGCATTTTCCACCCGCATGATCAAATCTTCTTTTGCTTGCTTGTTGCTCTGGTTCCCTCATGCTTAGATGCTTGAAATTTGATTTTGGAGATGTCTGATTTGGAATCATATTCTGAATTATttattgtaacaactcaggacctcatccaaaatagctagtcggaagctattatttgggttccttgatcctgtataagtatccaagatctacccagcgaataaccgatgtgggactaaacacatgcttgcacgggtcctcacatttattaattattatttgttCTTTTAAAATCTCTCTTTGCTTTCATTTTTATGCGAAGTGGTTATTGCATCCTTCTAGTGCTCAGCTTTTTTGAGCAGATATTCTATTGCTCTACAAACCAAAGTccaccgaaccggtaccgagaTCCGTATCGGTCGGCATCCGGTACGGTttagtaccggttcggtaccgtatTGAACCGGTATAGGTAGGGCGTGCCGGTTCACGGACCGGCACacttttttttggagttttcaaaaaaaaatggtaattactctttttgaaccttttcaatgaatttaagtctaatttgatgcttttttgatttttttgatgtttataTGATCTTGGTTTAATctagatgatgcatcttattgctttaaaatgatataaatcataaaataaacaatataaaaaattctcaaatcaagtagtgacgtaaaaattaaaaattaatacaatcaattatataCATTTTAAGTCCAATATACATGCCAATATCTAAAATCGAGTCGAGTGGCGATGCCTCTCATAGGAAAGATgaagcacaccttatttagCCTTGGATCTTTCTTCTGATAGCTTGAATCGGTGCTGTTTGTGGAGTTTTTGGGAAGGCCGAAGTCTATAGTGCTACAGTGCTAGAATGTTTGGAACCGGGTGGGACTCGGTGTGAACCGGCCAGTTTCGGCCCATTCTGGTAGGTAAGTGACCGGTTCTTGCCAATTCTATATGGGTTCCGGCTGGTATGGGGCCGGAGCCGAATGTAAGAAGCGAACTAACCCAGTTTCGCATTGGGTCGGTTCGGCACTGTTGGCCCAATTCGGCAGTCCTTGCTACAAACTTTTTAAGTCATTGCTGTCCTTATCTCACCAGCAGGCAGTGATCTTGTAAAATATACATCTTAGATAGGTTTAGGTCAAGCAAAAACCAAACCCTGACTAAGGATTTGTTTGGCTCAAGGTCCCCGGAACTCTTTGTGGGAATGCATGTGTTCAATGTTGTCAGCCAAGACTTCTTGGTTACTTTCCTGGATGGTATTGCACCTTTAAACTCATCATCTTCTCAATTTTTCTGCAACTTTTTGATGGTAAGATTGGAAACTATGTTCTCCAGGTCTTTAGGTTCCTCACATATATCAGCTCCTTTCATTCATTTACAGAGTCTTATTTATTTCACTTAAAAAGTTCTATTTTGGTAACCAAATTTTGGTTTATACTCTCCCATTTGGACGAATGATCGGATAACAAATTACTGCAAAGCATCAAAATATGTTTTGATTGTTTTTGCTTGTATTATCTGTAGCCATGTTTATCTGTATTGGTAATGAGACCGGTGCAAATTAACATGACATTTTTTAATTCTGCTTTCATGATGATGGTTTAGTTGCCATTGAtctatgttttttcttttttttaattttgcggTACAGATCATCTATCTATATTAGTATCTAATGTTGTTAATCTCTAATTTGTAGATATCCACAGGTCCTGAAGCTCGTCAAGTTACAGGTCCTGCAACTCCGGCCCAACTCAAGAATTTTGCCCTCTGTCAGCATCTCCAGGAGATCCATACACGCATTTCCAGCGCTACGTCATCTCTACCAACGGTTGCCTCTGATGTCCTGTCACCATCTCTTGGTGTCATCTATGGAGTTGCCTGCGACTCAGTCACCTCCCTCTTCCAAGCCATGCTTGATCGTCTCGAGTCCTTTATCATTCAAATCCACGAACAGGACTTTGGGGACCGGGGACTGGATGCAGCAATGGATAATAATGCCTCTGCTTACATGGaagagtttcaaaaatgcacAGTCCATTTCCGGAATGAGTTTCTATCTAAACTCCTGCCTTCTTCTGCCTCACGTTCAGAGACCATATGCACCAGGCTTGTGCGGAGAATGGCCTCTCGAGTCCTCATATTCTTCATTAGACATGCTGCTCTGGTGAGGCCTCTTTCTGAGTCAGGCAAGCTAAGGATGGCAAGGGACATGGCAGAGCTGGAGCTAGCAGTTGGCCAGAACTTGTTTCCCGTGGAGCAGCTTGGCGCACCATACCGGGCACTTCGTGCTTTCCGGCCTGTGATCTTCTTGGAGACATCTCAGCTCAGTGGTTCTCCACTTCTTCAGGATCTGCCACCCAGTGTGATACTCCATCACCTTTACTCTCGAGGCCCTGATGAGCTGCAATCACCATTACAAAGGAACAAGCTCACCCCGCTTCAGTATTCATTGTGGCTTGATTCACAAGGGGATGATCAAATTTGGAAAGGAATTAAGGCAACCCTTGATGATTATGAGATAAAGGTTCGAGCTCGAGGAGACAAGGAGTTCAGTCCAGTATATCCTCTCATGCTTCAGATCGGATCATCATTGGCTGAGACCACATCATCTCAGTTGTGATATGTTTTTCTATGGAACATGCGATGATAGGAACAGATCTGAGAGCCTGTTCCCATGGAGTTGCTTTGCTAGAAGTACCTGTTTCTATTTTGACATACATTTCCCATATCAGCAACTTGCTAAATTTGGCAAACTAATTGGTAGTGTACATGAACCTTCTACAGCATTGCTTTTTTACATAGAGGCCTTGCATGCTCTCAAATTCTTGTTTGGTGCATGTTACCAAGTTGAATTGTTGTAAATTATTCAATTACTTACTGGAGATGTTGGTTAGTCAAATAGTTCCTGATCACCATTCATGAATTATTAATATCTTTATGATATTCATAAATTCAAAGAGTTGATCCTGAAAAGTTCATGAACACTCGTGAAGGATCCATGTACCCTGACTAAGACTACATGTATTCTGTGGTCATACTTTCCTATACATCTGGTGGCAGCGATAGCTCATTAATCTTTGTCAAAGAACACATTCTTTACCCTTTTCTGTTCTCAGCTTTGACCATGTAACTTGGACAAGGGTTctgataaaaattaaaattctttgAAAACGTATTTTGAATTTTGTATCATTCTTTAGACCCTTGCCATTCATAAGATGACTACAACTCAGAGATAAGCAGAACTAGCAATAACTGTACCCGTGATTAAACATCGAGAAGTCAGTTTGCATATGCAATACGCAAACAACTGTATTTTGGAAATGTTGGAATTTAGAATTTGGACAAACCTTCGTATCTTCTGCTAGTTGCAGTCATCATAGTGGTCCTTGCAAGTGTTGGGGCTCATGTACTCAGCCATAGTAAAGGTATAGCAATATACTAACTTCTTTCCCAGCTAGAATGTATTCTGAATTTTATTACATGCTGTAGATGTTGAAACTATCTGGTGTTGAGCTAGTTTAAGATATTTTGCTCACATAAATACTTCCATGCTTTTAAACTGGATAACAGTAAATACtgaaataatattatgattgtTTTGAAGAATATAAAAGATTATCTTATCTAAaaacaaaagatatataaaAGATATATCAAGCATACATTCATATCATACTTGAGAATCACAAAGGTCCCACAGTTCGAAACAAATAGATGCAATTCTTCCACATAGCAAACCCATGAATAAGAATAAGAAAACGAGGAATAAGTCATACATTTAGCATTCACAGGTCAACAGAATCAGCAAAAACTAATGATATACATGAATTATGTCTTGTGATCTATTTTTCGCATGGATCCTCACACATGGACATCAATCCTAATTATCAAATCAGGCTGGCCAGACAATGGCTGATTCCCAGAAGAGAATAAGTCTTAAACATATTGCATTAAGcactagtcttcttgttttAATGTTCTAGTTTCATAAGCCCATCCTCATTCATAGGCATTATGACAATGGCAGTTCCAATTGTTCCTCCTAACATCAAATGGTTTTGGGTATACACCATGCATTGCATTCTTGATAACTAATTGAGTATAACTGAAACTTTTTTATCATGTGTGTTTTGTActtgtttatattattttattattaaatattttaaaaatattttttcattatatgtgtatatgcatacaaatatatataaatacatatacattCATATACAATATGTATACAGCACAAACATGTACACATAAGTTCATGTATTAATGCACATACATATcacatgtatgcatatatataagtaatatttatttcattatatgtataaaagtatataaatatataatatgtatgtatgtatgtatgtatgtatgtatgtatgtatgtacatacatacatacatacatacatacatacatacatacatacatagacattatatgtatgcatatgtataCATTATTAGTTTAAAAATGTTAGAAACTTGATGATACCAGAAGTCAGGAACAGCAGCTTCAGGACATGGCAGAAAGCTGGAAGATATATAGTTGACTTGGCCATTACGagaaaacaagaggaaaagaaggGTTTCAAATGTGATGGATTCTTGGGAATTAAACTTTGAGCAGCAACAACTATTGCAACTCTCATGGGTCTATGGACCATTGGCTTATTATTGTTGCTTGGGGAGCCATTGGCTGATTTTCAAGTGAGTAAGCTGCACTAAAAATGCCATGTTTATGGCGAAGTAATTCCAGTGTAGTTTATTATGTGAATGGTATGGTGGAAAGGGTCAATTCTATGAACAGATCAGTATATGGCTTATATAATTCTCTCAAACGAAAATGTTATTTCAACATCATGAGATGCATGTCCTCCTTTCTTGACATATGGTTATGCTGGGATAATCCGATCTGAAATGTCGCATCAAAAGGAAGATCACCATATCTTCTATGACTAAGTTGAAGGGTTGAAACTGTATCCCCCAACATTTTGGATAGTATTGCAGATGAAATGACCCTACACACATGACCCTGTACAAACCTAGAGTGGTTGACCAAATGATGCTTCAAGGAAGATTGATTTCCATCATGTTTTTGAGAAAAGATTAGGCGAAGACCAGTTACTTTCATTAAGTAAATGAAAGAGAAATAGAGGAGGCCAGCAAAACAAAAGAAGGAAGGATTGAAAAGCAGAACGTTGGAAGTAGCCATTCTCCTGGTCCAATCTTTTACAAGAAAGAAGATATTCTCTAACACTTCAGGCTTGGAGTTATAAATTCTTCTATTCCTTCTTTCAAGCCATATCACCCAATAGCAGGTGGAAGCCAAAACATCCCAGCCCTTTCTCCAAGATGTAGCATGTTGGAACTGGATTTCTGTTTTATTCAACTAGAATGCATTAAAATTGTAAAACTTGGGATAAGTCAAGCTAAAAGACATGGAATTAAAGAGCAAATTTGGATATTTTGCTGTAAGTTAATGTAATTTACTTATACTAGAAGTCTACAACCAATACATTTTATTCTGCAATAATTTACGTGGATAATTCAGTCCATTGTTCCTATTCCTGACATGAAACTTGATCCTATTTGCGCAGAGTTGGGTCTAGCTCTGAGATATCATGCATCAGTGCAATAATAAATAGGCCGGGTCACACGCTTTTTACCATATGGATCACCTGTAACATCAAGTTCTTTACACAGTTTGCTCAAAAAAAAGTAACATATCAACATTAAGACAAGTCAGAAATATCATAGGCTACTACAAAACTAAACATGCACAGGGAAAATGCAAGGAAAAAGCTTAACCGATCAGAATTATGATAACTTAATCCATTTAAAGAGGTTTAAGATGCTGTGCTAATGAATAACCATATCATCATTTACCGTATCACCTTCAATCCTAAACAATAAACACACATCACCATTAAAAAcaaggaaaataaaaattaagtgaAACTCATTCTGGAGCTATGCAGTTTATATAGGGTTACAATTTTTTCTGACCACAATTTGTAATTCCTAAGTGAATCAATAGACAATTCTCAATCACCTACGAATATCTTATAAGCAAACTAAAAAGAATGAAACTTCATTAATCACCATCGAAGTAAATTTGGTCGACCACCAACAAGAACCTACATAGTTGAATGAGCCTTCACTCATAGACCACCTTAACCACCCAAAAGAATGGATCTGAAAGGACATATATTCAGGATCTTCAGCTTCACATTTCACTGCATGACAATTTTCTAACACTATGAATTAATCATTCATAATATATCTGTCTTATTAGCAGGTGCCATTGTACAGTCTGGATAAAAAATTGTGGAAGCGCAGCCATAGCATCTTTCTGTTTTCAAGTGTCAGGGTTTTGAAGTCTTAAAAAACTCAATTGTAAGATATTTTATGAAGAGACTGTGACATTGAAATATGTACATCTTAGCACGTATAAAAGTCACAATAATATAGTTACTCTTAGTTTTATCAAAGTTTTAAAATTGAAAGCTATTTCATTGTAGCCAAACTATAGATATCAACTCTTAGTACTAGAGCTTCAAGAGTAAATGCCTATTCTACAAACATTATAGCCAGATTTTAGATGTGAGATTGACTTAAAATCTCTATTCAGGCTCCAAATGACGTGCCCCATTGAATACTGGGAGACATTTAGGACAAGAAAGAAGGAGCAAGCAGAAGACCTATGTTGATTATTCAGTTTATGACAGCTCCAAATTTTTCATCATTATCCAACCAACTGCTCCCTCCCTTCACATTTGGAACAACATTTCTACAGTAcaattggtaaaaaaaaaaaatcctaatcaaAGGGAAGTACTAGCTACTCCATTAGATTTATTTGTTTCAGGATCTTGCATTCTTACTCTGAAATGGTTCGATTCTTTATCAAGGAAGGTTAAAATTattgggaaaaaagaaaaattacctCATGGAATGGCTCATTCATCAGTCACAACTGAGATTAATATAAAAACCTCAAGCATCACTTCAAGAAAATTTGGTCTTTATTTTTAAACTACTGCTTCATAAACATCTTATGAAAGGAAAAGTTTTAGCCCCTTTGACCCCACTTGAATCTGTGCTCCTCGGATAGGATGTACTATACCAGTCGGTGCTTGGAGGAGCATGCTATGCTACTTGATCTGCTCAATTGTGAGAGAAGCAATGGTTCGAGGAATTTTTCATCCCGGCGAAACATGTGTTGTCTGAAACCAGTGAAACCTTATTAAATCATAGAGAGAAATTTGATGGTGATATAATCATGAATGGCATTCAAAGATTAGTTCAGAACACTGGATGCCGAAGCTTACAGGAAAATCGTGTTGATGGATAAGAAATAACATATGGCGCCAGTAGGATTCTTGTTAAAGTTTTGAGTGAATGAGTGCAGCTCTGCAGTGTGCTAGTGAAAGAGTTATTTAAGTGGAAATAAATCGATCAATCTTCTCCTTGGATTGTCTGAGACCGGTCCAGTGGACCTTTGGTGCTACCTTGTTCATCCATGATAGTCAGAGGTTTTAAAGCAAGTAGGATGTTGTGCTTTGGAGTTCAAGGTTTTAAATTTATGTACGAGAGTAGAAATCTGTAAATGCACAACTAGCTGGCTAAAGTGGGTCCTATAGGAACTGAAGCAGTTAATATAAATGAAATCCGTGCCTTGGTTTTAACATTGAGGTGGCCTTGCAGTGTCTTAAATTCTTGTCTGTTTCATCTTACCAAAATTATGGCACTGTATGAAGATTACATAGTTATTCATGATGGTTTTTCCTGAGCCAAGTGAGAAGTATTCTCCAAAGTATTcccaattcatcatcatcatcattgttGTTGTTATTTTGTTTGAGCGGCTCCATCAAACCAGTCTGGTATGAATACAACCAGTTTCccataattttctaattgaagatcatatcaaaCTGGTCTAGGGCCATTCAAATTTCCCAATTCATTATCATTTCAGTCACCATTCtcttaaaaaataaacattTAATGTTTATAACATTTATGAGTTActcatgaatagtaaatgggaATCGTGGGGTGTGTATGTCAAATCTGGCTAATAACTTTTTCTTGTTACTCTTTTCTGAGTTTATATACTTCTAGTGGCAATCATAGCCTCATAGATCATTCATCTCTATAGAAGATAACATTCTATATACTTTCCACCACTTCAGCACTTTTAACCATGGAACTTGAATAAAAGATTTAGAACAGTCTAAAGCCTATTACCAAAACTATTAGACTCTCAACATCTCTACAATTATGGAGTCATGGGGAAGTGACTCCACCTCTGAATTCGACTTCCATTTTTCCTTCACGTTTCTGTTTTACCGCTTTGTTGAAAGGCACATGCATTGCACATGCTACGTGCTGGTTTATATAATGTTAAGGGGGTTCAAGAAGAGTATATAGTTATTGCTTGAACGAGCTCTGAGCAGTTTATTATGCAAAATCTTCAAAGCAATTGCACATCTAATGTGTTAAAAAAGAATGCATTCAGAAAACAGTCTTCTTTTAGAGGTTATAGTCCTGAAGTATGTCTTAGAAATAGTAATTGAGGAAGAGGAGCCTTTTGGATTAAATATGACGGAGAGGCAAGTTAGAATGTTATTGGATCACATAATGGCACTTATCCTGACATTAATCCATTAATCATCATAAATCTCACTGAAAAAACACATATTGCCAAAAGCTCAGACTTCAAACTATAGAATAGTAttgaaaataataatatgatttttttttgattagttaCAGTAGATGTATCAAATCAGTTGAGCATATGATTTCATGTCTTGAGAACTGGAAAGCCTCACACTGAAGTGATACAATGCTTGCATTACCAGGTTTTCAACAGTTAGGTCTGATGGGCCAACTGAATTGGCAAAATCTCGCAGTTGTACTGAAGTTGTGTCTTGTGATCCCTATTGCACAATCCTCTTGCATAACTATCGATCCTAACAGTGAAACCAGGCAGCCAATACCATTGGTACCTCCAAAAGAGGTAGAAATAATGGTGTTCATTGCTGTAGTATATCACAAGATTGTGCATAACTATCGATCCTAACAGTGAAACCAGGCAGCCAATACCATTGGTACCTCCAAAAGAGGTAGAAATAATGGTGTTCATTGCTGTAGTATATCacaatatttaatatttttaatgttcTAACTTCAGAGTCTCATCCCTGTTCTTATGCATTAATTACAAAGggcacctttttcttttcttgaggaAATGGTTTCAACCATCTGATAATGTTTTCAGGTCACCTAAAGGTATCATTTGTGCTTTTTGCTTACTTCCCAGTTATGGTCTTGGCAATCCAAGGTCCTGGGAGAAAGATATGGAGAACAAAAATGAAACAACACTTGTTGCTGCTTTAAATTAACCATAACTTTATTTATGTGGTTCATTATTTAGTTTAAGCACAACTACAATAAGAGGACATAATAGAGAAATCATGGACAATTGAACCACATCGCCAAACTCCCTGAAGCAGAGCAGAACTTCTATTAATCATACTTGCAGTTTCCATAACCTGCAAAAGACAGCTTCTTTAAGTATCAttacatcaaaaagaaaaaagaaaaaaaagaagaaagaaaagaagaacaagCAATTCAGCATCCATACTTACTTGGGTCACTAAAGCTTGTCAAGCCAGAGCCACCAAACTCACAGTTCCAGTAGTTCCTCCCATTTGCTTGGTAGTAAAGGTTCATAGCCACTGAAGCGTGTGATATAGTGGTGTCAGGATAGAAGCAAGAACCGCCTATTTGAATAGGGCTGCAGTTGATGTTGTTGCAGGCAAACTGGATGTTATCTTTGAGAGCTAATTCAGTGGTCGAAGGCTTTGCGATACACCAAGTTTTCTGAGATGATAGCTGTACAACAAATCAATAATTGCAGTAGATGTTAATATTTCACCAGTAACATTAAGCTACCTATATGTTTTGCAGAATTTCCTACGAGCTTAAACAGAATTTACGCATTTCTGTACTACAAACTAATCCACCATTAGAAGCATTGAAAAAGAGGAACTCTGAGGTGTTGGGACAGGATCATGGAAGCACCTGGCCATTGACCAACTTCACGGTTCCCCCTGAGAATAATAAAAACATATATAAGCTAActttaaattataaataactgGCAGAATAAACATACCGATTGTCTACTTTGAAGAAGAACAATAATTGTGTAAAACTATAGTTCATGAGTGGAATGGAGGCTTATCTCTACGATATTAAAATCCAAACTACTTACAGAATGAAGAAAAAGACATCTAAGCTAGAACGAGTTTCATCAAAGCAGCCATCAAGATGGCTTGAATATAAATCAGACTCTGAATTGGAAGATCATAAATAATAAAAGTTTACAAACGTTTCAATGAAGTAATACCAAAGATCATGCACAGCAGCAACAGGAGAAGGCAGAAAACAGGTAGAGGCAGCACTGACTTAGCCATTGGGAGAGAACAGGAGGAAGACACAAGTATGAAGTGTGATGGACTGCTGGGTTTCAGACCTTGGGTAGCCATGGTATTTATAACACTCCAGTGGACTGCAGGCTGAGCTGTGGCTGATTTCTGCACTATAATTGTCCTGTTTAGCAACAAAGTTATTCCCTAGTAGGTTATTGCATCAAGAATATGACCCTAGGGTTCATTTTCTCGACTAATCTTTATCTGCGGTATACAGCTATCTCATGTAAAATGACATTATTTGAATAGCATGCAATGCATGACCATCTTCCACAACATAAGAGTAAATGGGGATATTCTGCTCTGATGTCTTGAAATAAAGGGATCTCACCATATCTTCTATGATTGCACTCGGTGGGTTGAATATTTTCTTTAGAGAAATGGAAATATTCTAGAAAGTTTTCAATTAGTATGCAtctaaaaaagagaaaagggacCCATGGGCATGACCCTCCCCAGTCCTAGCTTGGTTTTGGCCCTAAGATCTGGAGCCAGACCTGAACTATTTTATTCAATGGTTTCATCACCTAGCGCCACGACTTGAATTGCCTTAGGTCGTGTTAGAGTCTAGTAGTTGTTTCATTAAAGTTTCAGATCAAAAATCGTATCCACATTTTTAAGTCTGAGTTAAAATAAGCAAAGCTAAAGACATGAGGCTGaagaccttgaggtggattgaTGTACATACTATGCACACTAAGAGATGAAAAGCTGTCTTTAATGTTATATAATACATTATAATGGTTTACAAATCCCTGCATTTCAAATTGATCTAAAAGGAGGACTTAGTTTGATACCGAATAAAGAATTGGGGCTTAGACATCAGTTCTAAATGCACTAGCAAAAGCATAGAGATGATTCAACATCTTTCATTGGTGGAAGCTATGGCTTCTAGAATCTCTGTTTTGAATTCATCAAGAAAAGACAGTGAAACTCAGGCAAGAAGTAGAATTATGAGATAATGATAATATAACAACGCATATGTTGTCTTCTATTGCATCGAATTTTACATATGAAAGTAGTACAAGTTGCCTACTTCTGAGTAGTACAAGTCTTCTGTAGCCCTAAAATACAGCAAATGATGCAATGACAGCAAATTTCAACAAAGGTTATCTTAAAAGTTGACCCCTGAAATACAGCGACTCAACCATGCCACACCGATGCAGACTGATACGCCTTCATGAATCAACCCCAGAAGTATAAGAGTCGACCTTAGAATAATCTCAAACAGAAGACAGAGCTGTAAATTTTAATATGTTGGCAAGTCAACCTATGgagatcacgagtcgactccaatctgaCAAGAGTTGACTCTAAAAGCAAAAGAGTTGACCCCTAAATGACCACAGACAAAATATAGAGAGGTGTAAAAATATAGTATATTAGCAAATCAACTCCAGCTCCAGAAGTAAACGAGTTGATCCCTGAATGGCCACAGATAAAAGACAGAGTGCAGCAAAATTCAGTTTGTTGGATAGTCAACCCATGAATATAACAAGTCGATCTCTGTCAATGGATGAATCGACACTTAAACcaaaagagtcgactccacaaTGGTCACAAGAGAAAGATAGAGCGCAACAAAAATAATAGCTAGTTCGAGCGCCTCTTAAAGATCATGTGTCGACCTCTGAAGATCATGACTCAACCACTAAAGAAGATGAGTTACCTATGTTCACCTGATAACAGTAACAGCTAGTTTTTTGTAAATCAGAACAACCATTTTTATTTCACAATGGCTCTTTCTACCTATCTAATGGCTAGAAGtgtcttaaaaaagaaaaatattcaagTGCACTTATTAAGAACTGAAAGCTCACATCCTCCACTGTTGAGAGAGTTGGTAAAAAATAATCAAGTTCAATCAAGGCCAACTACCTAATTCAGGGCTCCATTTATTTTTGTGTACTTAAATTTTGAGGAGTTGTATTTTGTTTAATGTGTATTCCTCTCTATATTCTGTTGTTGACAAGTTTCAGAAATTGAAACTTGGAAAAAGGTCcatctaaattttgaattggattgtaTTGATCCTAGAAAGATGCTCGAGAGTGGTTTTGGTTGTTTTTCAGtaaaaatcaactaggttgattgtgagcccggtcaAAATAACTGGATTGTAATATTGGACAAATTATTGTTAAAACTTCCAAGAATGGTGTCTTGGGGATATTGATCTTAGGGAGATTCTCGGGAGTGGTTTTGATTGATTTTTAGTGAAAATCAACTAGATTGTGTTGTCGGCGCcccacgccggaacccactcacaccagcgccgccaccgacgtcggacaagcaagagagatacaaacggataagcactctctcgctccctcgactccggactcaaggatcacctcttcgctccgcctacgaagggcaaaagattaccccgtggtatcagtagggtaaaacacttgagcaccgcaacggattatcaaagatcaaaggaagaagaaggaagaaaatagcaaagcaaacacaaagatgtaacgaggttcggctacaaatagcctacgtcctccaccgctccaaatctcaataaggatgaactgattacagagatagcacacacccgaacgatcacaagcgatcgatctacaagagattcacatagaattccct harbors:
- the LOC103716672 gene encoding glucan endo-1,3-beta-glucosidase-like, coding for MATQGLKPSSPSHFILVSSSCSLPMAKSVLPLPVFCLLLLLLCMIFGGTVKLVNGQLSSQKTWCIAKPSTTELALKDNIQFACNNINCSPIQIGGSCFYPDTTISHASVAMNLYYQANGRNYWNCEFGGSGLTSFSDPSYGNCKYD